A stretch of DNA from Acidobacteriota bacterium:
TGTCGAAGATTTTCGCTTCGGGCTGCTAGACGATAAGATCAGGGGTCCGGCGGCGTACCGGGGCCATCGGGGGCTCGTCTGCCCCCCTCCGAGCCGTCGGGAGGAGAGCACAAAACTTGGAACACATCCGCAATTTCTGCATCATCGCCCACATCGACCACGGCAAGTCCACCCTCGCCGATCGGTTGATCCAGCTCTGTGGCGGCGTCGAAGAACGCGAGTTCCGCGACCAAATCCTCGATTCCATGGACATCGAGCGGGAGCGCGGCATCACCATCAAGAGCAACACGGTGACCTTGTCCTATACCGCGAAGGACGGCAAGGAGTACGAGCTCAACCTCATCGACACTCCCGGACACGTCGACTTCAGCCACGAGGTGCGGCGCTCGCTGATGTCCTGTGAGGGGGCGCTGCTGCTGGTGGACGCGGCCCAGGGGGTCGAGGCCCAGACCGTCGCCAACCTCTATCTGGCGCTGGAGTACGACCTGGAGCTGCTGCCGGTGATCAACAAGATCGACCTGCCGTCGGCGGATATCGAGCGGGCTCAGGAGGAGATCGACGCCGACCTCGGCCTCGATCCCTTCGAGGCGGTGCAGGTTTCGGCCAAGGTGGGCACCGGCATCAACGACTTGCTGGAAGCCATCGTCCACAAGCTGCCGTCGCCCCAGGGCGACCCGTCGGCGCCCCTCCAGGCGCTGATCTTCGATGCCCAATACGATCCCTACCGCGGCGTGGTGATGCTCGTGCGGGTCAAGGAGGGCACCCTGCGGCGGGGCGACGAGATCCGCCTGATGCACACCAAGAAGGACTACGAGGTCGACGAGGTCGGCCAGCTGCAGCTCGAGAAGGTCGAGCGCAAGGAGCTCAAGGCGGGCGAAGTGGGCTATGTCATCGCCGGCATCAAAACGGTGCGGGACATCGCCATCGGCGACACCATCACCACCGTCGAGCGGCCGGCGCCGAAGCCGCTGCCGGGCTATAAGGAGGCCAAGCCGGTGGTCTTCGCCTCGGTCTATCCCATGTCCACCGACGACTACGAGGACCTCACCAAGGCGTTGGAGAAGCTGGTGCTCAACGACGCCGCGCTGACCTACGAA
This window harbors:
- the lepA gene encoding translation elongation factor 4 — its product is MEHIRNFCIIAHIDHGKSTLADRLIQLCGGVEEREFRDQILDSMDIERERGITIKSNTVTLSYTAKDGKEYELNLIDTPGHVDFSHEVRRSLMSCEGALLLVDAAQGVEAQTVANLYLALEYDLELLPVINKIDLPSADIERAQEEIDADLGLDPFEAVQVSAKVGTGINDLLEAIVHKLPSPQGDPSAPLQALIFDAQYDPYRGVVMLVRVKEGTLRRGDEIRLMHTKKDYEVDEVGQLQLEKVERKELKAGEVGYVIAGIKTVRDIAIGDTITTVERPAPKPLPGYKEAKPVVFASVYPMSTDDYEDLTKALEKLVLNDAALTYEKDSSAALGFGFRCGFLGLLHLEVVQERLQREYDLALLLTAPTVRYKLELKDGSKITVDNPSLFPDPTHVEKAHEPYLKASVMMPERYVGPVMELCRERRGENTTFRYLSPGRVELTCDLPLAEVLFDFYDRLKSVTQGYGSFDYELRDYWETDLVKVDILVNGERVDALSQLVHREKARSRALHYCERLAETIPRQQFKIAIQGAIGGEVIARTTINAYRKDVTAKCYGGDISRKRKLLEKQKEGKKRMKMVGAVEIPQSAFVAVLKTDAG